The Salvelinus alpinus chromosome 35, SLU_Salpinus.1, whole genome shotgun sequence genome window below encodes:
- the LOC139564174 gene encoding regulator of chromosome condensation-like — protein MPAKKALKRPKERKPEEVKDPKKVKVSHSSHGQDKGLVLVLGQGDVGQLGLGEDIMERKRPALVTLPEGVVQVAAGGMHTVCLSDTGNIYTFGCNDEGALGRETTEEGSEMVPGKVSLDERVVQVSAGDSHTAALTDDGAVYIWGSFRDNSGVIGLLEPMKKVTVPVKVPMKGPVMKIASGNDHLVMLTASGDLYTSGCGEQGQLGRVPELFANRGGRKGLLRLLIPQIVKVQSRGKVHFTDAFCGAYMTIAVSKEGHVYGFGLSNYHQLGTKLINTCFVPIKLTTFKNSTINWIGFSGGQHHTVCLDSAGKVYSLGRAEYGRLGLGQGAEEKSEPTPVEGLDVAQVVACGASVSYAVTKQGSVYAWGMGTNLQLGTGEENDEWSPVEMTGKQLENRIVLMVASGGQHTVLLVKDKLES, from the exons ATGCCTGCAAAGAAGGCTCTGAAGAGACCGAAGGAACGTAAACCAGAGGAAGTAAAGGATCCTAAGAAAGTTAAAG TTTCCCACAGCAGCCATGGGCAGGATAAGGGTCTGGTTCTAGTGCTGGGCCAAGGGGACGTAGGACAGCTGGGTCTGGGAGAGGACATCATGGAGAGGAAGAGGCCGGCCCTGGTGACCCTGCCTGAGGGTGTGGTGCAGGTGGCGGCGGGGGGCATGCACACAGTCTGTCTCAGTGACACTGGAAAT ATCTACACGTTTGGCTGCAATGACGAGGGTGCTCTGGGTCGAGAGACTACAGAGGAGGGCTCTGAGATGGTGCCAGGAAAGGTGTCCCTGGACGAGAGGGTGGTTCAGGTGTCCGCTGGGGACAGTCACACAGCTGCACTCACAGACGACGGTGCAGTATACATCTGGGGCTCTTTCAGG GATAACAGCGGAGTCATTGGTCTACTAGAGCCTATGAAGAAGGTTACTGTGCCTGTCAAGGTCCCCATGAAAGGGCCTGTGATGAAAATAGCATCAG GTAATGACCACTTGGTGATGCTGACCGCAAGCGGTGACCTCTACACATCAGGCTGCGGAGAGCAGGGGCAGCTGGGAAGGGTGCCAGAGCTCTTTGCCAACCGAGGGGGCAGGAAAGGGCTGT TGCGTTTGCTGATACCTCAGATTGTGAAGGTCCAGTCTAGGGGCAAAGTTCACTTCACAGATGCCTTCTGTGGGGCTTATATGACCATTGCTGTGTCAAAAGAAGGCCACGTCTATGGATTTGGACTGTCAAACTACCATCAGCTTG GGACCAAACTCATCAACACATGCTTCGTTCCAATAAAACTTACCACCTTCAAAAACTCCACCATTAACTGGATTGGCTTCTCAGGGGGACAGCACCACACAGTTTGCCTCGACTCTGCCG GGAAGGTGTACAGCCTGGGCCGGGCAGAGTATGGGCGTCTGGGTCTGGGCCAGGGGGCAGAGGAGAAGAGCGAACCCACGCCTGTGGAAGGACTGGATGTAGCCCAGGTGGTGGCATGTGGGGCATCGGTCAGCTACGCTGTCACCAAACAAG GGTCTGTGTATGCCTGGGGTATGGGCACTAACCTCCAGCTTGGCACAGGTGAGGAGAATGACGAATGGAGCCCTGTAGAGATGACGGGCAAGCAGCTGGAGAACCGCATAGTACTGATGGTGGCCAGCGGCGGGCAGCACACAGTCCTGCTGGTCAAAGACAagctggagagttga